A part of Melittangium boletus DSM 14713 genomic DNA contains:
- a CDS encoding type I polyketide synthase has product MHTRQIAPQIASSGQEPLAIVGMACRLPGGVRHPEEFWKLLAQGVDAVREVPSERWSLDAWYDPNPEAPGKTYSRHGGFLSEVDAFDASFFGISAPEARSMDPQQRLLLELSWEALEDAGVVAERIKGTPTGVFLGICLSDYAQLELNAPDPRGINPYSGSGGVLSMAAGRIASTLGLEGPALVVDTSCSSSLVATHLACQSLRAGECDLALVGGANLLLSPRMTVYFSKLKALSPDGACKAFDGAANGYVRSEGAGVVVLKRLSDAIAAGDSIFAVVRGSAVNQDGRTNRLTAPHQAAQERVIERALGQGGIAPQEVGYVEAHGAGSLLADSVEVKALAAVLGRQRAASAPVGIGSVKTNLGHLEGAAGIASLIKVALALRHRALPRSLHFKDPSPHIPWAELPVEVISEHRPWSVAAGQRRIAGVSALGLSGTNAHVVLEEAPEPARRPVAPGAEERAELLVLSARTPRALSEAAQRLSAQLSSPEAESAGLRALSYSTTCHREHHGHRLAVASRSRRDAVGALEAFQRGLAHPDLQSGSVRPGPAPRVAFLFSGQGGHWPGTGSALIDQEPVFRDAVLAADAVYQRIVGWSLIEEWRRDKPRFDLSRYSQPAHVALQMGLAALLRSWGIVPDAIVGSSIGEVSSAYTAGVLSLEDAMLVTHASGELHTDIGDGAMSALELSEEEARAVIAPYGDRLSIAALNSPSSTLLSGEAGAMEELVRELTARGISARQMGIRYASHSPAVEPRRPAMRRALGSLRLNAPTVPLYTTVTGERAKPGDFDAEHWTRNYRQTVRFAPVIATLAEQGFTLFIEIGPNAVLARPVQQCFQKLGKSATVLSPLRRGEPEHHTLRTLLGGFYAAGGTPSWAGLFPEGGERVPLPSYPWQRERYWVAGGSAALQPVRSGTSAVPASEDAPAALLADRLQSLPTASTFGTAEPLPSARALADMPAEERLARVESFLRAEVARQLELTQDLSDWSLPLVRFGFDSLMGMKIKARIEQTLGISVSTARLLSGLCLPDLVTLVIEQLAVLPPESALDEQMEEFRF; this is encoded by the coding sequence ATGCACACACGTCAGATCGCGCCGCAGATCGCTTCGTCCGGGCAGGAGCCGCTCGCCATCGTGGGAATGGCGTGCCGGTTGCCGGGAGGGGTGCGCCATCCGGAGGAGTTCTGGAAGCTCCTGGCGCAAGGCGTGGACGCGGTCCGCGAGGTGCCCTCGGAGCGTTGGAGTCTGGACGCCTGGTATGATCCAAACCCCGAGGCGCCGGGGAAGACGTATTCGCGCCACGGTGGGTTCCTCTCGGAGGTGGATGCGTTCGATGCCTCGTTCTTCGGCATCTCCGCCCCCGAGGCCCGGTCGATGGATCCCCAGCAGCGGCTCCTGCTCGAGCTGTCCTGGGAGGCGCTGGAGGACGCGGGCGTCGTGGCGGAGCGGATCAAGGGGACGCCCACCGGCGTGTTCCTCGGCATCTGCCTGAGCGACTACGCCCAGCTGGAGCTCAACGCCCCGGACCCCCGTGGCATCAATCCCTATTCGGGCTCGGGCGGCGTGCTGAGCATGGCCGCGGGGCGGATCGCCTCCACGCTGGGGCTGGAGGGACCGGCACTCGTCGTGGACACCTCCTGCTCCTCGTCGCTGGTCGCCACGCACCTGGCGTGTCAGAGCCTGCGGGCGGGGGAGTGTGATCTGGCGCTCGTGGGCGGGGCCAACCTCCTGCTCTCGCCGCGGATGACGGTCTACTTCTCCAAGCTCAAGGCGCTGTCGCCGGATGGGGCCTGCAAGGCCTTCGACGGCGCCGCCAATGGCTACGTGCGGAGCGAGGGCGCGGGCGTCGTGGTGCTCAAGCGCCTGTCGGACGCGATCGCCGCCGGGGACTCCATCTTCGCCGTGGTGCGCGGGTCGGCGGTCAATCAGGACGGCCGCACCAACCGGCTCACCGCTCCCCATCAGGCGGCGCAGGAGCGGGTGATCGAGCGCGCGCTGGGGCAGGGGGGGATCGCTCCCCAAGAGGTGGGCTATGTCGAGGCCCATGGCGCGGGCTCGCTCCTGGCGGACTCCGTCGAGGTGAAGGCCCTCGCCGCCGTGCTCGGCCGGCAACGCGCCGCCTCCGCGCCGGTGGGGATTGGCTCGGTGAAGACCAACCTCGGCCACCTGGAGGGCGCGGCGGGAATCGCCAGCTTGATCAAGGTGGCGCTCGCCTTGCGCCACCGGGCGCTGCCGCGCAGCCTGCACTTCAAGGACCCGAGTCCGCACATTCCCTGGGCGGAGCTGCCGGTCGAGGTCATCTCCGAGCACCGGCCGTGGTCCGTGGCCGCCGGCCAGCGGCGGATCGCTGGCGTGAGCGCCTTGGGCCTCAGTGGCACCAACGCCCACGTCGTCCTGGAGGAGGCGCCCGAGCCCGCGCGCCGTCCGGTGGCCCCGGGTGCCGAGGAGCGCGCGGAGCTGCTCGTCCTCTCCGCGCGCACGCCGCGGGCGCTGAGCGAGGCCGCCCAGCGTCTGTCCGCCCAGCTCTCCTCGCCCGAGGCGGAGTCCGCCGGCCTGCGCGCGCTGAGCTATTCCACGACCTGTCACCGGGAGCACCATGGGCACCGGCTCGCGGTGGCGTCCCGTTCCCGGCGTGACGCGGTGGGGGCCCTCGAGGCTTTCCAGCGGGGGCTGGCGCATCCCGACCTCCAGTCGGGGTCCGTGCGTCCGGGTCCGGCGCCCCGGGTGGCCTTCCTGTTCTCCGGCCAGGGCGGACACTGGCCGGGCACGGGCAGCGCGCTGATCGATCAGGAGCCCGTCTTCCGCGACGCGGTGCTCGCCGCCGATGCCGTCTACCAACGCATCGTGGGGTGGTCCCTCATCGAGGAGTGGCGGCGGGACAAGCCCCGCTTCGACCTGTCGAGGTACTCGCAGCCCGCGCACGTGGCCCTGCAGATGGGGCTCGCGGCCCTGCTCCGCTCCTGGGGCATCGTGCCCGATGCGATCGTCGGCTCCAGCATCGGCGAGGTCTCGTCGGCGTACACCGCGGGGGTGCTGTCGCTCGAGGACGCGATGCTCGTCACGCATGCCAGTGGCGAGCTGCACACGGACATTGGCGATGGCGCCATGTCCGCCCTGGAGCTCTCGGAGGAGGAGGCCCGGGCGGTGATCGCTCCCTACGGGGACCGGTTGTCGATCGCGGCGCTCAACAGCCCCTCGTCCACGCTGTTGTCGGGCGAGGCGGGTGCCATGGAGGAGCTGGTGCGGGAGCTCACCGCGCGCGGCATCTCCGCCCGGCAGATGGGCATCCGCTACGCCTCCCACAGTCCCGCGGTCGAGCCGCGCCGGCCGGCGATGCGGCGGGCGCTCGGCTCGCTTCGCCTGAATGCTCCGACCGTGCCGCTCTACACCACCGTCACGGGCGAGCGGGCGAAGCCCGGGGACTTCGACGCGGAGCACTGGACGCGCAATTACCGTCAGACGGTGCGCTTCGCGCCGGTGATCGCCACGCTCGCGGAGCAGGGCTTCACGCTCTTCATCGAGATCGGCCCCAACGCGGTCCTGGCCCGCCCGGTCCAGCAGTGCTTCCAGAAGCTCGGCAAGAGCGCGACGGTGTTGTCGCCCTTGCGGCGGGGCGAGCCCGAGCACCACACCCTGCGCACGCTGCTGGGGGGCTTCTACGCCGCGGGGGGCACTCCCTCCTGGGCGGGGCTCTTCCCCGAGGGCGGGGAGCGGGTGCCGCTGCCGTCCTATCCGTGGCAGCGGGAGCGGTACTGGGTCGCGGGAGGCTCCGCGGCGCTCCAGCCGGTGCGGTCGGGGACGTCCGCGGTCCCGGCGTCCGAGGACGCCCCGGCGGCCCTGCTGGCCGATCGTCTCCAGTCCCTGCCGACGGCCTCGACGTTTGGAACCGCGGAGCCCCTGCCCAGCGCGCGGGCCCTGGCCGACATGCCCGCCGAGGAGCGCCTGGCGCGGGTCGAGTCCTTCCTGCGCGCCGAGGTGGCACGCCAGCTGGAACTCACCCAGGACCTGTCCGACTGGAGCCTGCCGCTCGTGCGCTTTGGCTTCGACTCGCTCATGGGCATGAAGATCAAGGCCCGGATCGAGCAGACGCTGGGAATCTCCGTTTCGACCGCCCGGCTGTTGAGCGGTCTGTGTTTGCCAGACCTCGTGACGCTCGTCATCGAGCAGCTCGCGGTGTTGCCCCCTGAATCCGCTCTCGATGAGCAGATGGAGGAGTTCCGGTTTTGA
- the grxC gene encoding glutaredoxin 3: MSLVTLYTKKDCPYSRGAKALLNQMGIHYEDIDVTYDKRRLLEMMERSNGGISVPQIFIAGHHIGGFSELTRLQQRGDLTALLGGQEPAPSPS; this comes from the coding sequence ATGAGTCTGGTGACGCTCTACACGAAGAAGGATTGTCCTTACTCCCGTGGCGCCAAGGCACTCCTTAACCAGATGGGTATCCACTACGAGGACATCGACGTGACGTATGACAAGCGCCGACTCCTCGAGATGATGGAGCGCTCCAATGGGGGCATCTCCGTACCGCAGATCTTCATCGCCGGGCACCACATTGGCGGGTTCTCCGAACTCACCCGGCTCCAGCAACGGGGCGATCTGACCGCCCTGCTGGGCGGCCAGGAGCCGGCGCCCAGTCCCTCCTGA
- a CDS encoding SDR family NAD(P)-dependent oxidoreductase, which yields MKVLVTGAAGFIGYHVCERLLARGDTVIGVDNLDTSGDVTLKATRLSRLRAAPHFGFHRMDIRDAKACRELFDGARPERVVHLAARVGVRTLDSESPEYAETNVTGFLQVLELCRRSRVEHLVFASSSSVYGAGSDMPFSEDSAADRPLSLYAATKRANEMMAHAYSHQYAMPITGLRLFSVYGPWGRPDMAPMMFLRAMLEGRSLELHGEGKAQRDFTYIDDVVEALVRVLDAAPTGLPLYRVLNVGRGTPVSMSRLVDLLEEHLGTTAWVEMRSSRSEEMDATCADVTALERETGFRPSVTLEQGLARLVAWYRGREG from the coding sequence ATGAAGGTGCTCGTCACGGGAGCCGCGGGCTTTATCGGATACCACGTTTGTGAGCGGCTGCTCGCGCGCGGGGACACCGTCATCGGCGTGGACAACCTGGACACGTCGGGGGACGTGACCTTGAAGGCCACACGGCTGTCCCGGCTTCGGGCGGCCCCCCACTTCGGTTTCCACCGGATGGACATCCGCGACGCGAAGGCCTGCCGGGAGCTGTTCGACGGGGCGCGGCCGGAGCGGGTGGTGCACCTGGCGGCGAGGGTGGGGGTGCGGACGCTGGACTCCGAGTCACCCGAATACGCGGAGACGAACGTCACGGGGTTCCTCCAGGTGCTGGAGCTGTGCCGCCGCTCACGGGTGGAGCACCTGGTGTTCGCCTCGTCCAGCTCGGTGTACGGCGCGGGCTCGGACATGCCCTTCTCGGAGGACTCGGCGGCGGATCGGCCCCTGAGCCTCTACGCGGCCACCAAGCGCGCCAACGAGATGATGGCGCACGCCTACAGCCACCAGTACGCCATGCCCATCACGGGACTGCGGCTGTTCTCCGTGTATGGCCCCTGGGGCCGGCCGGACATGGCCCCCATGATGTTCCTGCGCGCGATGTTGGAGGGCCGCTCGCTGGAACTGCATGGCGAGGGCAAGGCCCAGCGGGACTTCACCTACATCGACGACGTGGTGGAGGCGCTGGTGCGGGTGCTGGACGCGGCCCCCACGGGCCTGCCGCTCTATCGCGTGCTGAACGTGGGCCGGGGCACGCCGGTGTCGATGTCACGGCTGGTGGATCTGCTCGAGGAGCACTTGGGCACCACGGCCTGGGTGGAGATGCGGTCCTCGCGCTCCGAGGAGATGGACGCCACGTGCGCGGACGTGACGGCGCTGGAGCGCGAGACGGGCTTTCGTCCCTCGGTGACGCTGGAGCAGGGACTCGCCCGGCTCGTGGCCTGGTACCGCGGACGCGAGGGCTGA
- a CDS encoding protoporphyrinogen/coproporphyrinogen oxidase, with product MSAPVVVIGAGPSGLSAAHALARAGQRVVVLEAAERVGGLAGSFDFAGFRVDYGPHRLHQAAGPEVLALYQRALGGALRVRARRGLLHVGERRLPYPLSLLGIARGLGLTEVARHGVSAVLARLRPPEGSHFGAEAARRLGRHAARVLYEPAARKVWGLPPEALDAALGQARVQKGGPWDVLRAALGRGGASAGRRYFYPEGGFGALAEGLAERVREAGGEVRLGSAAEGLVLERGRVRAVVARGLEIPARAVVATVSLPLLCGWTGRPEAAEGLDYRALTLLYLLLATERGSARDVHYFADERLPANRLFEPRNFSGTGPAGRTVVGFDLPCAVGDSIWCASPEALTRQVRPALERTGLAGVEILDSRVHRMAAAYPLYRRGFAVARERALEALSGVEGLYPVGRSALFVHDNVHHACAAGLAVGGALTRGANSRDWRERQKAFLDPRIED from the coding sequence GTGAGCGCGCCCGTGGTGGTCATCGGCGCGGGGCCCTCGGGGTTGTCCGCGGCGCATGCGCTCGCGCGGGCGGGACAGCGCGTGGTGGTGCTCGAGGCGGCGGAGCGGGTGGGCGGCCTCGCGGGCTCGTTCGACTTCGCGGGCTTCCGCGTGGACTACGGCCCGCACCGGTTGCACCAGGCGGCGGGGCCGGAGGTGCTGGCGTTGTACCAGCGGGCGCTCGGCGGCGCGTTGCGCGTGCGCGCGCGCAGGGGCCTCTTGCACGTGGGGGAGCGGCGGCTGCCCTATCCGCTGTCGTTGCTCGGCATCGCGCGGGGGTTGGGGCTCACCGAGGTGGCGCGGCATGGCGTGTCGGCGGTGCTGGCGCGGCTGCGGCCTCCGGAGGGAAGCCACTTCGGGGCGGAGGCCGCGCGGCGGTTGGGACGGCACGCGGCACGGGTGCTGTACGAGCCCGCGGCGCGCAAGGTCTGGGGCCTGCCTCCCGAGGCCCTGGACGCGGCGCTCGGCCAGGCGCGGGTACAGAAGGGAGGCCCGTGGGACGTGCTGCGCGCGGCGCTCGGCCGGGGAGGCGCGTCCGCGGGGCGGCGCTACTTCTACCCGGAGGGGGGCTTTGGCGCGCTCGCCGAGGGCCTGGCGGAGCGCGTCCGGGAGGCCGGCGGCGAGGTGCGCCTCGGGTCGGCGGCCGAGGGCCTGGTGCTGGAGCGGGGACGGGTGAGGGCCGTGGTGGCGCGAGGGCTGGAAATTCCGGCGCGGGCCGTGGTGGCGACGGTCTCCCTGCCGCTGTTGTGTGGCTGGACTGGACGGCCCGAGGCCGCCGAGGGGTTGGACTACCGGGCCCTGACACTGCTGTACCTGCTGCTCGCCACGGAGCGGGGAAGCGCACGGGACGTGCATTACTTCGCGGATGAACGTCTTCCGGCCAATCGGCTCTTCGAGCCCCGCAACTTCTCGGGCACGGGGCCGGCGGGGCGCACGGTGGTGGGCTTCGATCTGCCGTGCGCGGTGGGGGATTCGATCTGGTGCGCGTCCCCCGAGGCGTTGACACGTCAGGTGCGTCCGGCGCTGGAGCGCACGGGGCTCGCGGGGGTGGAGATCCTGGACAGCCGGGTGCACCGCATGGCGGCGGCCTATCCTTTATATCGCCGGGGCTTCGCGGTGGCCCGGGAGCGGGCCCTGGAGGCCCTGAGCGGGGTGGAAGGCCTCTACCCCGTGGGTCGAAGTGCGCTGTTCGTCCACGACAACGTCCATCATGCCTGCGCGGCGGGGCTGGCGGTGGGCGGCGCGTTGACAAGAGGGGCGAATTCCCGGGATTGGCGCGAGCGGCAGAAAGCGTTCCTCGATCCGAGAATCGAGGACTGA
- a CDS encoding glycosyltransferase family 2 protein yields the protein MISVVIPARDEVRSIEGVVRRVRAALAHEAHEILVVDDGSRDGTGAVAREAGARVLTSNGGGYGAAIKAGAREARGEWLGIIDADGTYPEAALPGLLNAVRAGARQAIGARPRSGPGESFARSAVKALFRCAVRWGGGFEAPDLNSGLRVLRTADLLSLAPLLPDRFSLTTTLTLALAAAGDPIVFQPIDYHARQGRSKWRPVRDTWRMGRTVARGIGWLRAGRAPEPRGTG from the coding sequence ATGATCAGCGTCGTCATCCCCGCGCGCGACGAGGTGCGCAGCATCGAGGGCGTGGTGCGGCGGGTGAGGGCGGCGCTCGCGCACGAGGCCCACGAAATCCTCGTGGTGGACGATGGCTCGCGGGATGGAACGGGCGCGGTGGCGCGCGAGGCGGGCGCGCGCGTCCTGACGTCGAACGGCGGTGGGTACGGCGCGGCGATCAAGGCCGGAGCGCGCGAGGCCCGGGGCGAGTGGCTGGGGATCATCGACGCGGATGGGACGTACCCGGAGGCGGCGCTGCCTGGACTCCTGAATGCGGTGCGCGCGGGTGCCCGGCAGGCGATTGGCGCCCGGCCCCGTTCCGGTCCGGGGGAGTCCTTCGCGCGCTCGGCCGTGAAGGCGCTCTTCCGGTGCGCGGTGCGCTGGGGGGGCGGCTTCGAGGCGCCGGACCTGAACTCGGGCCTCCGGGTGTTGCGCACGGCGGATCTGCTCTCGCTCGCGCCCCTGCTGCCGGATCGCTTCTCGCTCACCACGACGTTGACGCTGGCGCTGGCGGCGGCGGGAGATCCCATCGTCTTCCAGCCCATCGACTACCACGCACGCCAGGGACGCTCGAAGTGGAGGCCCGTGCGGGACACGTGGCGCATGGGCCGCACGGTGGCGCGGGGCATCGGCTGGCTGCGCGCGGGCCGCGCCCCGGAGCCGCGAGGCACGGGGTGA
- a CDS encoding FMN-binding protein has product MKPFALALMVWLGVGGALPARAAATYFTTPQVLKAFFPQSQRVTFRKVKLTPAQVTALQGRLGYKPAKPEYVFFVATTGEHLDGYALIDEELGQHEQITFAVKLSPEGTVERHEVMVYRESYGQEITDARFRRQFQGKTVKDPVRAGTDIDVVTGATISSRSMAVGVRRALILLDELVLKPNAAAKE; this is encoded by the coding sequence ATGAAGCCCTTCGCGTTGGCGCTGATGGTGTGGCTGGGGGTGGGGGGGGCGTTGCCCGCGCGGGCGGCGGCCACCTATTTCACCACGCCGCAGGTCCTCAAGGCCTTCTTCCCCCAGAGCCAGCGCGTCACCTTCCGCAAGGTGAAGTTGACGCCGGCCCAGGTGACGGCCCTGCAGGGACGGCTCGGTTACAAGCCCGCGAAGCCCGAGTACGTCTTCTTCGTGGCCACCACGGGCGAGCACCTGGACGGCTATGCCCTCATCGACGAGGAGCTGGGCCAGCACGAGCAGATCACCTTCGCGGTGAAGTTGTCGCCCGAGGGCACCGTCGAGCGCCACGAGGTGATGGTGTACCGGGAGTCCTACGGCCAGGAGATCACCGACGCGCGCTTCCGCCGCCAGTTCCAGGGCAAGACGGTGAAGGATCCGGTGCGGGCGGGCACGGACATCGACGTGGTGACGGGCGCGACCATCTCCTCGCGTTCCATGGCGGTGGGCGTGCGCCGCGCCCTCATCCTCCTGGACGAGCTCGTCCTCAAGCCGAACGCGGCGGCCAAGGAGTAG
- a CDS encoding cupredoxin domain-containing protein — protein MRVRPLLCLVLGLAACEEKLPADFRPIQDSAEGPPRVSVALNRITAGLYRSIAPTCIGQRYVLRAKDATGALVPASEPFVAEGGLAMRPGQIVEFRNYQPDVPSNVTSLSAPSPLFSPNLVRPYNTRTEGKETFSYWRYAFPQPGVYEYFDTNMGTPGRAVVDSYYGTVVYVGESNAPKAVVCVDAAGCSATTECLTGTAPEGTVCCACPSVCCETDLNCASGQTCLRGRCVSQESGE, from the coding sequence ATGCGCGTCCGTCCTCTTCTCTGCCTCGTGCTCGGTCTCGCGGCCTGCGAGGAAAAGCTCCCCGCCGACTTCCGGCCCATCCAGGACTCGGCGGAGGGGCCTCCCCGGGTCTCCGTGGCCCTCAACCGCATCACCGCGGGGCTCTACCGCTCCATCGCGCCCACGTGCATCGGACAGCGCTACGTGCTGCGCGCCAAGGACGCCACGGGGGCCCTGGTGCCCGCGAGCGAGCCGTTCGTGGCGGAAGGGGGCCTGGCCATGAGGCCCGGGCAGATCGTCGAGTTCCGCAACTACCAGCCCGACGTGCCGTCCAACGTCACCTCGTTGTCGGCGCCCTCACCGCTCTTCAGCCCCAACCTGGTGAGGCCCTACAACACGCGCACCGAGGGCAAGGAGACGTTCTCCTACTGGCGCTACGCCTTCCCGCAGCCGGGGGTGTACGAGTACTTCGACACGAACATGGGCACGCCGGGCCGCGCGGTGGTGGATTCCTATTACGGCACGGTCGTCTACGTGGGCGAGTCCAACGCGCCCAAGGCGGTGGTGTGCGTGGACGCCGCCGGGTGCTCGGCCACCACCGAATGCCTCACCGGCACCGCGCCCGAGGGCACCGTCTGCTGCGCGTGTCCGAGCGTGTGCTGCGAGACGGACCTGAATTGCGCCTCCGGCCAGACGTGCCTGCGCGGCCGGTGTGTCAGTCAGGAGTCGGGCGAATGA
- a CDS encoding LGFP repeat-containing protein, with protein MTLCATLLSTACGGPEEQEFPEDPRSPEVIAMDSALGSLDMHNLMSNTDIAGYQTVTPDQVQSFLVSKGSFLAGYRDPAFGNKTAATLIVERATAYTINPVYILARIETESGLIRSGKSTNLAKATGCGCPDGSGCDAAYTGFGKQVECSAKVFRNYLRDLEAGRTTVSGWKAGVSKNTLDPCTVRPANNATAALYTYTPWVGAYASQCGTSRWGGSSLVALLYREFRDSRNWGGPCVVGGDILTRYNQIGGAGGVLGPCTTNELPTPDGVGRFNHFQNGSIYWTPETGAWEVHGLIRARWESLGWETSALGYPITGEKPTPDGVGRFNHFKKGTTLGSIYWTPETGAWEVHGLIRAKWESLGWETSVLGYPTTNEMTTPDGVGRYNHFKKGTTLGSIYWTPATGAHEVHGRIREKWESLGWERGSLGYPVSDEYAVSEGRESEFQKGFLTFNAATGAVSVRMK; from the coding sequence GTGACGTTGTGCGCGACCCTGCTGTCCACCGCCTGTGGAGGCCCCGAGGAACAGGAGTTCCCGGAGGATCCGCGCAGCCCGGAAGTGATCGCCATGGACTCCGCCCTGGGGTCCCTGGACATGCACAACCTCATGTCCAACACGGACATCGCCGGCTACCAGACGGTGACGCCGGATCAGGTCCAGAGCTTCCTGGTGTCCAAGGGTTCCTTCCTCGCGGGCTACCGGGATCCGGCGTTTGGCAACAAGACGGCCGCCACCCTCATCGTGGAGCGCGCCACGGCCTACACCATCAACCCGGTGTACATCCTGGCGCGCATCGAGACGGAGTCGGGGCTCATCCGCAGCGGCAAATCGACCAACCTGGCCAAGGCCACCGGCTGCGGCTGCCCGGATGGGAGCGGCTGTGACGCGGCCTACACCGGCTTCGGCAAGCAGGTGGAGTGCTCGGCGAAGGTGTTCCGCAACTACCTGCGCGACCTGGAGGCGGGACGCACCACGGTCTCCGGCTGGAAGGCGGGCGTGAGCAAGAACACGCTGGATCCCTGCACGGTGCGGCCCGCCAACAACGCCACCGCCGCCCTCTACACCTACACGCCGTGGGTGGGCGCCTACGCGTCGCAGTGTGGCACCTCCCGCTGGGGCGGCTCCTCGCTGGTGGCGCTGCTCTACCGGGAGTTCCGCGACAGCCGCAACTGGGGGGGACCCTGCGTGGTCGGAGGAGACATCCTGACGCGCTACAACCAGATAGGCGGAGCCGGGGGCGTGCTCGGGCCGTGCACGACGAACGAGCTGCCGACGCCCGACGGCGTGGGCCGCTTCAACCACTTCCAGAATGGCAGCATCTATTGGACGCCCGAGACGGGCGCCTGGGAGGTGCACGGCCTCATCCGCGCCCGCTGGGAGTCCCTGGGCTGGGAGACGAGCGCGCTGGGCTACCCCATCACGGGCGAGAAGCCGACCCCGGATGGCGTGGGCCGCTTCAACCACTTCAAGAAGGGCACCACGCTCGGCAGCATCTACTGGACCCCCGAGACGGGCGCCTGGGAGGTGCACGGCCTCATCCGCGCGAAGTGGGAGTCCCTGGGCTGGGAGACGAGCGTGCTGGGCTACCCCACCACGAACGAGATGACGACGCCCGACGGCGTGGGCCGCTACAACCACTTCAAGAAGGGCACCACGCTCGGCAGCATCTACTGGACGCCCGCCACGGGCGCGCACGAGGTGCACGGGCGCATCCGCGAGAAGTGGGAGTCCCTGGGCTGGGAGCGCGGCTCCCTGGGCTACCCCGTGTCGGACGAGTACGCCGTGAGCGAAGGCCGTGAGAGCGAGTTCCAGAAGGGCTTCCTCACCTTCAACGCCGCCACCGGGGCCGTCTCCGTCCGGATGAAGTAG
- a CDS encoding FAD:protein FMN transferase: MGHGATMLLSALLVVLTVSPSSSPPVRTETRPMMGTYVTVTLVGGTRGEAREGFAAAFSAFSRVNEVMNEWRPDSALSAVNRQAGDGAFVTVPEDLCAALRRGVLGAKQTEGLFDPTWAALRGLWRFGTDLSPTLPDPDELKQRCALISSRDVEFAPAPKAGAAGCGVRLKRAGMQLGLGGLAKGWAVDRAVEKLRALGFKHFFVQAGGDFYAAGSKAGRPWKVGIRDPRGEPDSVLAVLEVSNAAFSTSGDYENFFLLDGKRYHHIIDPRTCYPATASRSATLLAPSAVDAEVLTKAVFIRGGREGLALAEKHGAAAVLVTADGQLLASPSLDKKLRRTGAPPQPPR, from the coding sequence ATGGGACACGGCGCAACCATGCTGCTGAGCGCCCTGCTGGTGGTCCTGACCGTCTCCCCCTCTTCCTCCCCCCCCGTGCGCACCGAGACGCGTCCGATGATGGGGACGTATGTGACGGTGACCCTGGTGGGGGGTACTCGCGGCGAGGCGCGCGAGGGCTTCGCCGCGGCCTTCTCGGCCTTCTCGCGCGTCAACGAGGTGATGAACGAGTGGCGGCCGGACAGCGCGCTCTCGGCGGTGAACCGCCAGGCCGGGGATGGCGCGTTCGTCACCGTGCCCGAGGACCTGTGCGCGGCCTTGCGGCGGGGGGTGCTGGGCGCGAAACAGACGGAGGGACTGTTCGACCCCACCTGGGCGGCGCTGCGGGGACTGTGGCGCTTCGGAACGGACCTGTCCCCGACCCTGCCCGACCCGGACGAGCTGAAGCAGCGCTGCGCGCTCATCTCCTCTCGGGACGTGGAATTCGCTCCGGCGCCCAAGGCAGGCGCCGCCGGGTGTGGGGTGCGGCTCAAGCGCGCGGGAATGCAGCTCGGGCTGGGCGGACTGGCGAAGGGCTGGGCGGTGGACCGGGCGGTGGAGAAACTTCGCGCCCTGGGCTTCAAGCACTTCTTCGTCCAGGCGGGAGGCGACTTCTACGCGGCGGGAAGCAAGGCGGGCCGGCCGTGGAAGGTGGGCATCCGCGACCCTCGGGGTGAGCCGGACAGCGTCCTCGCGGTGCTGGAGGTCTCCAACGCGGCGTTTTCCACGAGCGGCGACTACGAGAACTTCTTCCTGCTGGACGGCAAGCGCTACCACCACATCATCGATCCGCGCACGTGCTACCCGGCGACGGCCTCGCGCTCGGCCACCCTCCTCGCGCCGAGCGCCGTGGACGCGGAGGTGCTGACCAAGGCCGTGTTCATCCGGGGGGGACGGGAAGGATTGGCGCTCGCGGAGAAGCATGGGGCCGCGGCGGTCCTGGTGACCGCGGACGGACAACTCCTGGCCTCGCCCTCCCTCGACAAGAAGCTGAGGCGAACAGGCGCCCCACCCCAGCCTCCACGATAG